A window from Opitutia bacterium ISCC 52 encodes these proteins:
- a CDS encoding DNA polymerase III subunit delta: protein MADFNFTFICGADDFWVTREAKAVFEDASKDVADPEFGLEIVNGAAGNVSEVEDAVNRFASAVQTLSLFGDKKVVWFKDITFLADSVTGRAEGTITQVERLKDLLSTLDPSAVTVIMSASPIDRRRAFQKWCEKNSNYTLADSGKPAEQEAHLRELVQKEAQAMGIEIPFNLVTILLGKLNGNARLAMIEVRKIATYIGETEKNVTEELLNELVPNFGEGDFFEPVEAFYSMNLEWTLDSLRRYFFIAKDSRPLLTSLQNRNRLMIQMKALLMSGQLRQGPRGIDKGSLERAAAMHTQAFAGENGKSAFNVFTQNPWYLGRLAAPLGKLSLKNLVDFQKEFLRGFRDILARPTEQQEVMREMMVRCLSR, encoded by the coding sequence ATGGCAGATTTCAACTTCACCTTCATTTGCGGCGCCGATGACTTTTGGGTCACTCGGGAGGCAAAGGCTGTGTTCGAAGATGCCTCTAAAGATGTGGCCGATCCGGAGTTCGGATTGGAAATCGTCAATGGGGCTGCTGGCAATGTCTCTGAAGTTGAGGATGCGGTGAATCGCTTTGCCTCTGCGGTGCAGACCTTATCCTTATTCGGTGACAAAAAAGTAGTATGGTTTAAAGACATCACCTTTCTGGCTGACTCGGTGACAGGAAGAGCCGAAGGCACCATCACCCAGGTCGAGCGCTTAAAGGATTTGCTCAGCACATTGGACCCAAGTGCTGTTACCGTCATCATGTCTGCCTCACCCATTGATCGTCGTCGGGCGTTTCAAAAGTGGTGTGAGAAAAACTCTAATTATACCTTGGCTGACTCGGGCAAACCAGCTGAGCAGGAAGCCCACCTCCGAGAGCTCGTACAGAAAGAGGCCCAGGCCATGGGCATCGAAATTCCATTCAATCTGGTCACCATCTTATTGGGTAAACTCAACGGCAACGCACGCCTGGCCATGATAGAGGTTCGCAAGATTGCCACGTATATTGGTGAAACTGAGAAAAACGTTACCGAGGAGCTGCTCAACGAGCTCGTGCCGAATTTTGGTGAAGGTGATTTCTTCGAACCCGTGGAAGCCTTCTACTCAATGAACCTGGAGTGGACACTCGATTCGCTGCGTCGCTATTTCTTTATCGCGAAAGATTCGCGCCCATTGCTCACCAGTCTGCAAAATCGAAATCGCCTGATGATTCAGATGAAGGCCCTGCTTATGTCAGGTCAACTTCGTCAGGGACCTCGTGGCATCGATAAAGGCAGCTTGGAGCGAGCGGCTGCCATGCATACCCAAGCCTTCGCTGGTGAGAACGGTAAATCCGCTTTCAATGTCTTTACTCAAAATCCTTGGTATCTAGGACGTCTCGCTGCGCCACTAGGCAAACTGTCCCTCAAGAATCTAGTCGATTTCCAAAAGGAATTTCTCCGCGGATTCCGCGATATCCTGGCGAGACCGACAGAGCAGCAGGAAGTGATGCGTGAGATGATGGTGCGCTGCCTGAGTCGGTAA
- a CDS encoding excinuclease ABC subunit UvrC, translating into MATPDQSKLKEMVRQLPHKPGVYMMKDRLGTIIYVGKAKDLKKRVSTYFQASRKRITHPKIRSLVKVIHDFEVLQVKSETEALLLEGKLIKQWRPKYNTDFIDDKRFLLIRLDGKAKFPKFQLVRNQRDDTARYFGPFAYSGLLRKTLAEMRLKFGILLNDTTPQLQEDGSYRLYDDVRGEIYGHSNFVTTESYAERVEEACQFLEGKAKEWLGELKEAMQKAAENQQYEKAAELRDVVAALEKTITKDRRFKRAPVIVSDSGYGMKQLKKALELPTLPRRMESFDISHISGTFVVASMVHFVDGKPANNQYRRFKIKSFVGNDDFRAMEEVVGRRYRRLHEKKKPFPDLVVIDGGAGQVGAAIKAFMILGIEPPPLIGLAKRKETIIFPDERKPMNLMPQSPALKLLQRIRDEAHRFANTFNANLRSKKIKESILDEFPGLGKVRRADLMKHFRSLDRLRKASVEDIQGVDGFGPKLSQRLWEFLQRSFEHRKGGEGE; encoded by the coding sequence ATGGCCACGCCGGACCAGTCAAAGTTAAAGGAGATGGTGCGGCAACTTCCGCACAAGCCGGGTGTGTACATGATGAAAGACCGTTTGGGCACCATCATTTATGTGGGGAAAGCCAAGGACCTGAAGAAACGGGTATCGACTTATTTCCAAGCATCTCGGAAACGGATTACACACCCCAAGATTCGCAGTCTGGTCAAAGTGATCCACGATTTTGAAGTGCTCCAAGTGAAATCGGAGACCGAAGCGCTCTTGTTGGAAGGAAAGCTGATCAAGCAGTGGCGCCCTAAATACAACACGGACTTCATCGACGATAAACGCTTCCTGCTTATACGGCTGGATGGAAAGGCGAAGTTTCCAAAATTCCAGTTGGTACGAAATCAACGCGATGACACGGCTCGCTATTTTGGTCCTTTCGCTTACTCGGGTCTTCTACGAAAGACGCTGGCGGAAATGAGGTTGAAATTCGGGATACTCCTCAATGATACCACGCCGCAGCTGCAGGAGGATGGAAGCTATCGCCTCTATGACGATGTGCGGGGTGAAATTTACGGACACTCAAACTTCGTAACAACGGAGAGTTATGCGGAGCGGGTGGAGGAAGCCTGCCAATTCCTCGAAGGGAAGGCAAAGGAATGGTTGGGTGAACTGAAAGAGGCCATGCAGAAGGCGGCCGAGAATCAGCAATACGAAAAGGCGGCAGAGCTGAGGGACGTGGTAGCTGCTTTGGAAAAAACAATCACCAAAGACCGGCGGTTTAAACGAGCCCCTGTAATCGTATCCGATAGTGGGTACGGGATGAAGCAATTGAAGAAAGCGCTAGAACTCCCTACCCTGCCCCGTCGCATGGAGTCCTTCGATATTTCACATATCTCCGGGACGTTCGTTGTGGCATCCATGGTACACTTCGTCGATGGCAAGCCGGCGAACAACCAATATCGGAGATTCAAAATAAAGAGCTTTGTGGGGAATGATGACTTTCGGGCCATGGAAGAAGTGGTGGGTCGACGCTACCGCCGATTGCACGAAAAGAAAAAACCGTTTCCCGACTTGGTCGTAATCGATGGAGGAGCCGGCCAGGTAGGAGCAGCCATCAAGGCATTCATGATTCTGGGGATCGAACCTCCACCGCTCATAGGTCTGGCCAAACGAAAGGAAACGATCATATTTCCGGACGAGCGGAAGCCAATGAACCTGATGCCCCAATCCCCGGCCCTCAAACTCCTGCAGCGCATTCGTGATGAAGCTCACCGTTTTGCCAATACTTTCAATGCCAACCTTCGCTCGAAAAAAATTAAGGAATCCATCCTGGATGAATTTCCAGGACTCGGAAAAGTCAGGCGAGCTGATCTGATGAAACACTTTCGTTCCTTGGACCGATTGCGTAAGGCCTCGGTGGAGGATATTCAAGGAGTCGATGGGTTTGGCCCCAAGCTTTCGCAACGGCTTTGGGAATTCTTGCAACGGTCGTTTGAACACAGAAAAGGCGGTGAGGGAGAGTAG
- the recA gene encoding recombinase RecA, translating into MAKAAKPKTNFGDDRKKNLDLAISAINKQFGENAIMRLGESPRLNVASISTGSVAIDLALGIGGLPRGRICEIYGPESSGKTTMCLSLIAEAQKNGGTAAFIDVEHALDPKYARVLGVDLSELMISQPESGEDALNITETLIRSGAVDVVVLDSVAALVSRTELDGQMGDATVGLQARMMSQAMRRLTGAINKSKCICLFTNQIREKIGVMFGSPETTPGGRALKFFASIRMDIRRIGQIKDPSGTVMGNRTRLKVVKNKVAAPFTECEFDIMYNEGISKTGSLIDLGVEHGILEKKGAWISYKGDLIGQGREAAKQHLMENVDQQVEIKAAIMEKVNPSVGKVIASAEEDGDEG; encoded by the coding sequence ATGGCAAAAGCAGCAAAACCAAAAACTAATTTCGGCGACGACCGGAAAAAGAACCTCGATCTGGCTATCTCAGCCATCAACAAGCAATTCGGCGAAAACGCCATCATGCGCCTAGGTGAGTCACCCAGGCTGAATGTTGCAAGTATTTCAACGGGCTCCGTGGCAATTGACCTTGCACTCGGTATTGGCGGTCTTCCCCGCGGACGCATTTGCGAAATTTACGGTCCGGAGTCATCTGGTAAAACCACCATGTGTCTCAGTCTCATAGCTGAAGCACAGAAAAACGGCGGAACCGCTGCATTCATTGACGTTGAACACGCTCTTGATCCCAAATATGCCCGTGTACTTGGCGTAGATTTGAGTGAATTGATGATTTCCCAACCAGAAAGTGGTGAAGATGCCCTGAATATTACGGAAACTCTGATTCGGTCAGGTGCTGTGGACGTGGTAGTCCTCGACTCTGTCGCTGCCTTGGTTTCACGCACAGAATTAGACGGACAAATGGGTGATGCCACGGTTGGCCTGCAAGCACGTATGATGAGTCAGGCCATGCGCCGCCTCACCGGTGCAATCAACAAAAGTAAATGCATCTGCCTCTTTACCAACCAGATCCGTGAAAAAATCGGTGTCATGTTTGGTAGCCCAGAAACCACACCCGGTGGTCGTGCGCTAAAGTTTTTTGCTTCAATACGCATGGATATTCGTCGGATTGGGCAAATCAAAGATCCTTCAGGGACGGTCATGGGAAATAGAACCCGACTCAAAGTTGTTAAAAACAAAGTCGCCGCCCCATTCACAGAATGTGAGTTCGACATCATGTATAACGAAGGAATCTCCAAAACAGGGTCTTTAATCGATCTTGGAGTGGAGCATGGTATCCTTGAAAAGAAGGGTGCATGGATTTCCTATAAGGGAGACCTTATTGGCCAAGGCCGTGAAGCCGCCAAGCAGCACCTCATGGAAAACGTTGATCAGCAGGTTGAAATAAAGGCTGCGATAATGGAGAAAGTTAATCCAAGTGTAGGAAAAGTGATTGCGTCCGCGGAAGAGGATGGGGATGAAGGATAG
- a CDS encoding SulP family inorganic anion transporter — MQSHKRTKLARRAWVASNAVKDSFKRNALDLFPIRKELKGYTAGTGLADLRAGFNAALLAFPQGMAYALIGGLPVQYGIYCAALASIFGPLFSGSRFIALGPTNATSVMLMSTIGGMVLVSEKLAAMPTLLLLVALFLILGAILGVANLIQYISRSVVTGYISAAAILIIANQLDSVMGFEIQGASTFIAVLERTFSSLDQVHWPSLGLGVMTLVVYFGLIKKLPMLPNVALTLVVMSVVGIFFNRNGYELVMLDEVPLGMLPASLPIPDFGLINQLAPGALAIAFLAILEGSSIGKSLAARTGARINSNQEMLGMGAANLASAFVSGMPASGSLTRSVLNFTSGSRTAMSHLFAGLLCLTGVLTLGPFIGYIPRAALAVVVIGVGISLINRHQIRIVSKSTTTDAIVFYLTLIAGLLFKLDFAIYLGTGTSIVLFLRKASTPELIEYTFNEQGDLTELKKKQDRTDEHISIVHVEGELFFGAAELFRDQIRIVSEEPNLKVIILKMRNAHHLDATTMMALEELILYIRERGRRLIVSGARRDVYKVFKGSGILAAVGRRNFFMDTPSNPNLSTAKALKRAQEILGKKSAKVRIYVDPKNEP; from the coding sequence ATGCAAAGCCACAAACGAACAAAATTAGCCAGAAGGGCATGGGTCGCCAGCAACGCCGTTAAGGACAGTTTTAAGCGCAATGCCCTGGATCTGTTTCCCATTCGCAAAGAGCTAAAGGGGTACACTGCCGGAACTGGCTTGGCAGATCTGAGAGCAGGTTTTAATGCAGCCCTACTCGCCTTTCCGCAAGGCATGGCCTACGCTTTGATTGGTGGTCTGCCGGTACAATACGGTATCTATTGTGCAGCGTTAGCCAGTATTTTCGGGCCTTTGTTTTCAGGAAGTCGCTTTATCGCACTCGGTCCTACTAATGCGACCTCCGTTATGCTGATGAGTACCATCGGTGGCATGGTCCTGGTGTCGGAGAAGCTCGCTGCGATGCCTACTCTACTCTTGTTGGTAGCGCTGTTTTTGATCCTGGGGGCTATTCTCGGAGTTGCGAATCTGATCCAATACATTTCGCGAAGCGTGGTGACAGGCTATATCTCCGCTGCGGCCATCCTGATCATTGCCAATCAATTGGACAGTGTCATGGGATTTGAGATTCAGGGGGCCAGCACGTTTATCGCCGTACTGGAACGAACGTTCTCCTCTCTCGATCAAGTGCACTGGCCTTCGCTTGGCCTGGGAGTCATGACCTTGGTGGTCTATTTTGGACTGATCAAAAAACTGCCGATGTTACCCAATGTGGCGCTGACTCTGGTCGTAATGTCTGTGGTTGGAATTTTCTTCAACCGCAATGGTTACGAGCTAGTGATGTTGGATGAAGTACCATTGGGTATGTTGCCAGCAAGTTTGCCGATCCCGGATTTTGGACTGATCAATCAATTGGCTCCGGGAGCTCTGGCCATTGCATTCCTGGCGATTCTTGAAGGCTCGTCTATTGGAAAATCTCTGGCCGCTCGAACAGGTGCACGCATCAACAGCAATCAGGAAATGCTTGGTATGGGGGCAGCCAACTTGGCGAGTGCTTTCGTATCGGGAATGCCAGCGTCGGGATCTCTCACGAGGTCTGTGCTTAATTTCACCAGCGGAAGCCGGACTGCGATGTCGCATCTCTTTGCCGGGTTGTTGTGTTTGACCGGAGTGCTTACACTTGGCCCCTTTATTGGATACATTCCTCGGGCCGCATTGGCGGTAGTTGTTATCGGAGTGGGTATCTCGCTCATCAATCGGCATCAGATCCGTATTGTTTCCAAATCAACAACCACGGACGCTATAGTATTCTACCTCACCCTCATTGCTGGGCTGCTTTTCAAATTGGACTTCGCGATCTACCTAGGGACAGGGACTTCGATTGTGCTGTTTCTTAGGAAGGCGAGCACCCCTGAGTTAATCGAATACACCTTCAATGAGCAAGGTGACCTGACCGAGCTGAAGAAAAAGCAGGACCGGACAGATGAACATATATCGATTGTTCACGTGGAAGGCGAATTATTCTTTGGTGCGGCAGAACTGTTTCGTGACCAAATTCGCATCGTGAGTGAAGAGCCAAACTTGAAGGTGATCATTCTGAAGATGCGAAATGCACACCATTTGGACGCCACCACCATGATGGCTTTGGAGGAGTTAATTCTATATATCCGTGAACGGGGTCGGCGATTGATCGTAAGCGGAGCAAGAAGGGACGTCTATAAAGTCTTTAAAGGCTCAGGCATCCTGGCCGCAGTTGGGCGTCGAAATTTCTTCATGGATACGCCCTCAAACCCGAACCTCTCAACCGCTAAAGCGCTCAAGCGTGCACAGGAGATTCTTGGCAAGAAGTCTGCAAAAGTAAGAATTTACGTGGATCCTAAAAACGAACCATAA
- a CDS encoding competence/damage-inducible protein A — MKTAPTIDLITIGDELLLGLTRNGHLTYLGEQLAFRGAPPNRNIVCRDEAGEIRANFELAWNESDIVVTTGGLGPTSDDRTRDIIAEVLGLELLYSQAVEDAIRERFRSFNSTMGVNNKKQAYYPEGADIIMNAQGTAPGLWLEKDGKLLIMLPGPPRELNPMFENQILPRLSEEGRLADAAQIISFQTSGIGESSLELELDPIFNPHEDINVAFCAHYGTVDVRLSSISGNTPLEVVQELAQTCIQKLGTHFLTHGIRGITPVILDLLRDRNETISVAESCTGGLLGAALTSVAGSSDVFQGGILTYTNQAKHEILGVSQSDLDEYGAVSEQVARAMAEGVREKLHSTWALSTTGIAGPGGGTPEKPVGMVFVGMAGPDGSFAKQLDLRGNRGIVRERTVSVAQDILRRRLLKRVGN, encoded by the coding sequence TTGAAAACGGCACCTACTATTGATCTTATAACCATCGGAGACGAGCTACTCCTGGGGCTCACTCGAAATGGCCATCTTACCTACTTAGGTGAACAGCTTGCTTTTCGTGGAGCTCCACCCAATCGCAACATCGTCTGCCGCGACGAAGCGGGCGAGATCCGAGCAAACTTCGAGCTGGCTTGGAACGAATCCGACATCGTCGTCACCACGGGTGGTTTAGGCCCGACCTCGGACGACCGCACTCGCGACATTATTGCCGAAGTGTTGGGGCTCGAGCTTCTTTACAGCCAGGCTGTGGAAGATGCGATTCGCGAGCGCTTCCGCTCCTTCAACAGCACTATGGGGGTAAACAACAAGAAGCAGGCCTATTATCCTGAAGGAGCTGACATTATCATGAATGCCCAGGGAACAGCTCCTGGCCTCTGGCTGGAAAAAGATGGGAAGCTTCTGATCATGTTGCCTGGTCCGCCGCGAGAGCTGAATCCTATGTTTGAAAACCAAATCCTTCCGCGCTTGAGTGAAGAAGGTCGGTTGGCCGATGCCGCACAGATCATCAGCTTCCAAACTTCAGGAATAGGGGAGTCCTCCCTCGAACTTGAATTAGATCCGATTTTCAACCCGCATGAAGATATCAATGTGGCCTTTTGCGCTCATTACGGAACGGTTGATGTGCGACTCTCATCCATCTCGGGTAACACGCCATTGGAAGTTGTTCAGGAGCTCGCACAGACCTGCATTCAGAAACTAGGCACCCATTTTTTAACCCATGGTATCCGCGGCATTACGCCGGTGATTCTTGATTTGCTGCGTGATCGCAACGAAACCATTTCGGTGGCCGAGTCTTGCACAGGCGGATTGCTCGGAGCGGCCCTTACTTCCGTCGCTGGATCCTCCGACGTCTTTCAAGGCGGCATATTAACTTATACCAATCAGGCAAAACACGAAATCCTTGGCGTGTCTCAATCTGATCTTGATGAATACGGAGCTGTCAGTGAACAGGTTGCCCGGGCCATGGCTGAAGGCGTTCGCGAAAAACTCCACAGCACCTGGGCACTTTCCACCACGGGCATCGCTGGGCCGGGAGGTGGAACTCCCGAAAAACCCGTTGGCATGGTTTTCGTCGGTATGGCTGGTCCGGATGGATCTTTTGCCAAGCAGTTGGACTTACGTGGCAACCGTGGCATCGTTCGTGAACGAACCGTGAGCGTTGCTCAGGATATTTTGCGTAGACGGTTATTGAAAAGGGTGGGCAACTAA
- a CDS encoding TonB-dependent receptor → MKPNVNKLLRPALLMGLLLMPVGLFAQQTGTISGTVSDSSANLNLEGVIVSVSGTSIDDVTDGSGRYTLRNVPVGNQTVDFSYVGLDSISRTVNVSSSDRTFLNLDMAQEVVDLSEMQIYGSLIGQSRAINLQKTSATLKNVVASDAFGRFPDQNAAEILGRLPGVSVELDQGEGRYVIIRGIDPDLNNISINGVSLPSPESNTRRVAMDVVPSDILDTLEVTKSVTPDMDGDTIGGNVNIKTKSAFDYGDQVLQGTVQGQYSDLIDEYSYKVNATYGDVFSDGTVGWITSISYQEREFGSDNREVDGPWSLEDGPNGEFFFAPEIEFREYLVTRERLGISSALEFQPSEDQFFYIRGIFNEFSDQEYRYRSEVKFEDGDIVALGDRTASVEGTAETDRDIKDRYEEQTIYSLSAGGEVESGDWTHDFQIAYSFAEEAEPNRLDTDFRSNEDLGQNYSYDLRDPYNPIVTYDGGDAGADPFEATSFLFDGLAVEDNITDETEFALQYNARKEMDFGGNPGFFKFGAKYREKSKESDLTLFENDSEPSDFTLFDFVDFSRYPYFNGNQGGYLRGDGPGFRRFFESNRSGFEMELNDEDSDIEDYQSDEDILAGYFMAGVTQGNWDWTAGVRVERTEFSSTGLEAVFDDEGDYDSGASQTITASKDYTDILPGIHGKFQPDDERMIRLSLNKSLARPKFSDSANRRIVDLTDGEEIVQGNPDLDPYQAWNLDLSYEHYLPNLGIFSVSGFAKKIDDFVYVSKSEIANPDDPSSEVDFINFRNGETADVLGVEFSYIQPIQAIDGVSVYTNLTFVDSEADFGSDADRDGSLTIPFPGTSDTLGTLALTYEKSGFFIRVAGTYRDDYLQAIGGDTTEDEFIRDHFQWDLSTSYTFNDNWTLFLEVVNFNDEPFQAYYGSDSRMRQMEEYSWFANFGVKWNL, encoded by the coding sequence ATGAAACCTAACGTGAACAAACTACTTCGTCCTGCCTTGTTGATGGGACTCTTACTCATGCCTGTGGGCCTATTCGCTCAACAAACAGGTACTATCTCAGGAACGGTCAGCGACAGTTCCGCAAATCTGAATTTGGAAGGCGTGATCGTCTCTGTCTCTGGTACATCCATTGATGATGTTACAGATGGTTCGGGACGGTATACACTGCGCAATGTTCCAGTGGGAAACCAAACAGTAGATTTTAGTTATGTCGGTCTGGATTCAATTTCGCGCACAGTAAATGTAAGCTCGAGTGACCGTACCTTCCTGAATCTGGATATGGCCCAGGAGGTGGTTGATTTATCCGAGATGCAGATATACGGCAGCCTCATTGGCCAATCCCGTGCGATCAATTTACAAAAGACATCCGCCACCTTGAAAAATGTAGTCGCATCCGATGCCTTCGGAAGGTTTCCCGATCAGAATGCTGCGGAGATTCTCGGGCGCCTTCCGGGCGTGTCGGTGGAACTGGACCAGGGTGAGGGACGCTACGTCATTATTCGCGGTATCGACCCAGATTTGAACAACATCTCAATCAACGGAGTTTCCCTCCCGTCTCCAGAGAGTAACACACGCCGAGTAGCTATGGACGTTGTGCCATCTGACATTCTGGATACCCTTGAGGTAACCAAGTCAGTAACGCCTGATATGGATGGCGATACGATCGGTGGAAATGTGAACATTAAAACCAAAAGTGCCTTCGACTACGGTGACCAAGTGCTACAAGGAACCGTGCAAGGCCAATACAGTGACCTGATCGACGAGTACTCCTATAAGGTGAATGCGACTTACGGTGACGTATTTTCAGATGGCACGGTTGGTTGGATCACCTCGATCAGTTATCAGGAGCGTGAGTTTGGTTCTGATAATAGAGAAGTCGATGGACCTTGGAGCCTGGAGGACGGACCTAATGGAGAGTTTTTCTTCGCTCCTGAAATTGAGTTTCGCGAATACCTGGTGACTCGTGAGCGTTTGGGAATCTCTTCCGCTCTGGAGTTTCAGCCTTCAGAAGATCAGTTCTTTTACATCCGCGGAATCTTCAATGAGTTTAGTGACCAGGAGTATCGTTACCGCTCAGAGGTAAAATTCGAAGATGGCGACATTGTTGCGCTGGGTGACCGGACGGCCTCAGTTGAAGGCACCGCCGAAACCGATCGCGACATCAAAGATCGTTACGAAGAGCAAACTATTTACTCTCTCTCTGCTGGAGGTGAAGTAGAGTCCGGTGATTGGACACACGATTTCCAGATTGCCTATTCATTTGCTGAAGAGGCAGAGCCTAATCGCCTCGACACCGACTTCCGCAGCAACGAGGACCTCGGCCAAAATTACTCCTACGACCTGCGGGATCCATACAACCCGATCGTGACTTACGATGGAGGTGATGCCGGAGCAGATCCGTTTGAGGCGACCTCCTTTTTGTTCGATGGATTGGCAGTAGAGGACAACATCACAGACGAGACGGAGTTTGCCCTGCAGTACAACGCCCGGAAGGAAATGGATTTCGGCGGAAACCCCGGTTTCTTCAAGTTCGGTGCGAAGTACCGCGAAAAGTCCAAAGAAAGCGATTTAACACTCTTCGAAAACGACAGCGAGCCGTCTGATTTTACCTTGTTCGATTTTGTCGACTTCAGTCGCTATCCTTATTTCAACGGAAATCAGGGAGGTTATTTGCGGGGCGACGGACCTGGATTCCGCCGTTTCTTTGAGTCTAACCGCAGTGGCTTTGAGATGGAGTTGAATGATGAAGATTCAGACATCGAGGACTATCAGTCTGACGAAGATATTCTTGCTGGATACTTCATGGCGGGTGTGACCCAAGGCAATTGGGACTGGACCGCTGGTGTTCGGGTTGAGCGCACTGAATTTTCCTCCACGGGCCTGGAAGCGGTTTTCGACGATGAAGGTGACTACGATTCAGGAGCCTCTCAGACTATCACTGCTTCCAAAGACTACACCGACATTCTTCCTGGTATTCATGGTAAGTTTCAGCCGGATGATGAGCGTATGATTCGCTTGTCACTTAACAAAAGTCTCGCGCGTCCAAAGTTTTCAGATTCTGCGAACCGCCGGATCGTCGACTTGACCGACGGTGAAGAAATCGTGCAGGGCAATCCTGATCTGGATCCCTACCAGGCGTGGAACCTGGATCTAAGTTATGAGCATTACCTGCCGAACCTGGGAATCTTCTCAGTATCCGGATTCGCCAAGAAAATTGATGACTTTGTCTACGTCTCCAAGTCCGAGATAGCCAATCCGGATGATCCGAGTTCGGAAGTGGATTTTATTAATTTCCGCAATGGTGAAACGGCCGATGTACTGGGTGTCGAGTTCTCTTACATTCAGCCTATCCAAGCCATCGATGGGGTGAGCGTTTATACCAACCTGACCTTCGTAGACAGCGAAGCTGATTTCGGGTCCGATGCGGATCGCGACGGTTCGCTCACCATTCCGTTTCCAGGCACCTCCGATACCCTGGGCACGCTTGCGCTGACCTATGAAAAGAGCGGATTCTTTATCCGGGTGGCGGGAACCTACCGCGACGATTACCTGCAGGCTATCGGTGGCGATACGACCGAAGATGAGTTTATCCGGGATCACTTTCAGTGGGATCTATCTACCTCCTACACCTTCAACGACAATTGGACTCTTTTCCTCGAAGTTGTGAATTTCAATGATGAGCCATTTCAAGCCTACTACGGAAGCGATTCACGGATGCGCCAGATGGAAGAGTACTCCTGGTTCGCAAATTTCGGCGTAAAGTGGAATTTATAG
- a CDS encoding nucleotide pyrophosphohydrolase, producing the protein MSDRQDQEITLQKVKDAIQSFASERDWEQFHTPKNLSMAIAAEAAELMEHFLWHDGQQSFDALDNPKKHQAIAEELADIIIYALEFANITKLDVATIIQAKMKANAEKYPVEKAKGRADKYTEL; encoded by the coding sequence ATGAGTGACCGACAAGATCAGGAAATAACCCTACAAAAAGTAAAGGATGCAATTCAGTCCTTTGCCTCTGAGCGCGATTGGGAGCAATTCCACACGCCGAAGAATCTCTCGATGGCTATTGCTGCTGAAGCTGCGGAATTGATGGAGCATTTTCTTTGGCATGATGGCCAACAATCCTTTGATGCGCTTGATAATCCGAAAAAACACCAGGCAATAGCGGAAGAGCTTGCTGATATCATCATCTACGCCCTCGAATTTGCGAACATCACCAAGTTGGATGTTGCTACCATCATTCAGGCAAAAATGAAGGCCAATGCTGAAAAATACCCGGTTGAGAAAGCCAAGGGTAGGGCAGACAAGTATACTGAGCTCTAG